The Polyodon spathula isolate WHYD16114869_AA chromosome 47, ASM1765450v1, whole genome shotgun sequence genome segment GCCAAATTGAAGGCTGTAAAAAACGCATCACGGACCGTGAAGTCTggtgttttgtgtacttttactcTGTAGTAAAATCCAATGCAGTTATAAGTACCGTTACAGATTCCTGATGCGAATATTAGCtggtttcaatttttaaaaaatttctactcactgattggtagacacAGGCATCTGGGGCGGGTTTAGTATGACCTACGGCTCTGAACTGGTAGCACCGTCAGGTGTATAGTGTTCATTGTAGGACATCCTCAGTCCTCACCTCTCCTTGAGTcagagtcaatcctcacccctgaTGCAATATGCTGAGATTTGCcttacaatttaaatccaaacaaattcaaataacgAAATTGCACATCGTAActcttaaagtattttttttaaacacttacagTATACATGTTAAATACTGAAGAAAGGTAAAAACGCATGCaccaatcagcagctacactgAAATGTGTTTCATCCAATGGAAGCAACAGAagtttttttgctcttgtttgattgggtgattcagACGACTCCGTCCAACCCCTCACtctccccgaaaaaaaaaaaacaactctaggAGTGAtgcctgacgactgactcgaggaggggtgaggactgactcgaggaggggtgaagactgactcgaggaggggtgaggattgactcgaggaggggtgaggactgactcgaggaggggtgaggattgactcgaggaggggtgaggattgactcgaggaggggtgaggattgactcgaggaggggtgaggattgactcgaggaggggtgaggactgactcgaggaggggtgaggactgactcgaggaggggtgaggactgactcgaggaggggtgaggactgactcgaggaggggtgaggattgactcgaggaggggtgaggattgactcgaggaggggtgaggattgactcgaggaggggtgaggattgactcgaggaggggtgaggattgactcgaggaggggtgaggattgactcgaggaggggtgaggaggggtgaggattgactcgaggaggggtgaggactgactcgaggaggggtgaggactgactcgaggaggggtgaggactgactcgaggaggggtgaggactgactcgaggaggggtgaggactgactcgaggaggggtgaggactgactcgaggaggggtgaggactgactcgaggaggggtgaggactgactcgaggaagGATGAGGACTGATTCGAGGTGACtactgaggatgtcctaaaacgGACACCGTACTGGCGAGTCAAATTAGACCTACACTTTAAAATGAGtgtgcaaaataaatcaaaacgtgCTCCAATCATTACAGCAACGGATCACGTAAAATAATTTAGAAGCCAAATATATACCAAGTAGCAGTATGAGcagagaaatacattaaaaacacagcaggacAATTCAAATATATGTCAGTAATTTCAAAGACtttgcgtttatattttttagTCTCTGGATATATAGTCCAGCTACAGCCCTGTCCTCAGTTCGGCGCTGTCTGTCAATTCTAACAAACTGTGGATGGCTTAGATCGTtcctttaaaccctgggattCTCTTAGGGATTCCTTTAAGCCCTCTAGGGCTGCAATACTGtcatatagtacagtatttctaacatgaagtactgcactgctattctgacttccggtagacttttgcgagatCACGTTGTACTCTCTTTGAttgcataatgttaaataaaagatcaaaatcagataatatatagaattatttaattatgCCTCACTTCTAagttctaagtgatgcaaaacgtttggtcacAGATGTATATAACCccattcaagaaaaataaaaacagagcaaaCCAAAAATTTTAAGAACGACAATAAAAGGTGGCCtggtaataatattaataaagcaaATAGATTGATTAGCAGttattttaatgataaaaaaaaaaaaagatttcccaCTAGAAAGCAAACATTGAGGTTGtttttgcaagtgtgtgtgtctcagtgttttgGACTGTGCTTTGGTACAGCTGTTGCGTCAGTAAGCATCAATAAGCAAGCGAGGTGTAGAACACGGTgaactcagagagagagagagacgagcgACAGAGCATTCGGTGTGTGACAGATAACAGCAGCCCCTCCCTTAAACACTGCGTGCTGGGGGGCCCGGTGACGTCGCAGAGCCTTATCAGCGCTGAGCGGGACCGTCTGCTCAAGGggatagagggggggggggggggggggggggggattggggtCGGGGGGGGGAGGAGCCTGGAGCTCTGCCGTGGCCTTGTGCCTCTTTATCGTACCATCAAACAATCAGAAACTCTgaggttaaacaaaacagcaagaaaGTATAAAGGCGGTGTTTCACCGTGGAGACTTTAGTCTTTGAAATAACGCAGTGAGCAGCTTCGATAACATCCAGCTTCTCCGTGCAAACAGAATGTCTGCGTGCTTGAAACGAATTCAGATTCATATCAATTAAACAACAGCGCTGAGTTTAAAATACTGAAAGAGGCAGATTCAAGTCAGTGATATATTTCCACCAGACTTTGGCTTCTAGTTGAAATGTCATTGACTGTGTTACGGTTTTTTGACTAGTACAGTCGGTTTACTCTCCCCTTGCTCTTTTGATTTATTGCTTGTTGGTCGTTCAGCGAGCATCGAGATGCCTTGAGAGAGTCTGCAGGACCGGGAATGAACAGCTTTCTCATTCGATTCAAgtcatgtgacttttcaactctgtcaGCTCCACCCGCTCTTTGGTAGGTGAGGCTGGCAGAGTTCAAAAGGTCACGCAGCCACATGCaatcagaaaacaattaaaactttgtATTGGAGAAACCCaggaccactcagaatgattagaaataaggagaaaaaaagaacatgttaGAGATCTCTACAGAGGCTACAGTCTTGTGGTTCTAAAGTCTATAAAACGGCACACAGACAAGAGAAAGTGGGGGCAGTCCAAAAGCTGAGAACAGCTTGATCTAAACAGTTGTTGGCGTCCTGTTTCCTTCGGGTACAGAAAGAGGGTGTGTTGAGGGTGCTGCTTTGTGGAGCCCTGTCGCGTCGCTGGGTAATTTTAGCCTCAGCCTTCTTCACAAGGTCGCCGCCGAGCTTCTCGTCCCTGCACTTCCTCATCAACTCTCGCTTCCTGTCGGTATTGTTCTGCATCGGAGAGCGCTTTCCTGAAATCAGGCGACTGTGCCGGAGCTCAGGAAGCAATGCAATAGGCACAGTCCTAGCTCTCATTTAAATTAGAGTTAATACACAAATGCTACCTGAAAATGGTGCCACAAAAAAGACTTGATTTGAGTTATTGGGATTACAAATGTCTTCAGAGCATAAGAACGTTAGAAAATGTAGGAATGAGGGGAGGCCATTCGGGTCATCTGAGGTCGTCCGGTTCCTAAtaactgattgatctcagaactttctcaggtcgggtcttaaaggatcccagtgattctgcctcaacaacatgactaggtaacccattccatcccctcaccactagGTAGCAACcatttccatcccctcaccactctctgtgtgaagaagagtctccttcagcaacatgactaggtgtGAACcttcatgactaggtaacccattccatcccctcaccactctctgtgtgaagaagagtcccATCCTTCAGTGTGAAGAAGagtcaacatgactaggtaacccattccatcccctcaccactctctgtgtgaagaagagtctccttcagcaacatgactaggtaacccattccatcccctcaccactctctgtgtgaagaagagtctccttcagcaacatgactaagttacccattccatcccctcaccactctctgtgtgaagaagcgtctgcttccctctgtcctgagtctccacttcatttccacactgtgtgctctggtctggtttctgtgctgagtTTGAGTCCTGTATTCTCCAGCGTTGTGAACTCCTGCTATTAGAAATAACACCTTCATTCATattctttatatacctacctgctcGTTCCAGTGAGAATTAAACATTTTCACTCAGtagtcagtgatatagaaactCGTGTGAAAGTGTTAGAccgctttttgttttaattagtcatcTTAAACAatgtgctgtgtgtcctctggtcctggtttgttAAAATATTGGTTCAAGTttactttgtcaactcctttgaAGATTTTAAAGGCTTCATTGACCCCCCCCCACCTTTGTTCTTTGGTTCCAGGCTAGATTCACTTATCTTCATAACTCATTCCTTTATGTCCTGGGAtgagtctggttgctcttcgctggactctctccaCTTTTAATTCAGCAAGCCGTTAAACGCCAGCACATTATTCTCGCCAAGCCAGAGAGACTCTTCCGCCCTCCACACAGCCATTACCCCTGCCCTGTGAGTCCTCGCCGGTGTTTCGATGCCTGAATCCCTGTGTGTTCCTCTGCAGGGTGTGCTCGGAGAGGCGGAGGGAGAAGTCCCGGGCCGCGGCGCAGAGCCGGAGAGGCAAGGAGAGCGAGATGTTCACAGAGCTGGCGCTGCAGCTGCCCCTGCCCCAAGGCAGGGCCCTCCACCTGGACAAGGCGTCCATCGTGAGACTGACCCTGAGCTACCTGCGACTGCGAGCCCTGCTGGACACAGGTGAGCAGGatgaacgaaagccagaagacactgcggccccctccaggaactgagtttgacataAAGTGAATTCCATACCCGTTTTGCCCTTCCATTAGCTATCTTGTAGctcacatgtattttcatttaaaactacaggaagttctcagtttcctTGCGTTGCCTTCCTGGAGGTCTGCTACTGCTTTACTTCCTCGGTCAcgtcagcagtgtcttctgggtcatgttacaGGCTCAAAAGTATGCCAATCAATAGAGAAAGCAGCTGATTCGTTACTGACcagaaagaagccagtgaaggggtggggataatttcactctccaggtgacaCAGGAAGTGGAAGGCAATCTAAAAGCATGCGCTTTTATCAACCTACTGCGgtaccagatgttttaaaattaaaatgcaggtTTTGCTAATGTGAGGGATTGTAATGCATTATACAGGGGAATCACTCCAAACACCAACGAGAAGAACTCAATGGGTTTAATAGAGAGACGACCGATATCTTCAGATCATTAGTAGcagcaatatattattattattattattattattattattattattattattattaatcatttagcagatgcttttatccaaagcgacttgcagagactaggaggTGAACCGCATTTGTTTTGCGTCTcctctgaaggacggagcacaaggaggttcagtgacttgctcagggtctcgcacagcgagtcagtggctgagcccggatttgaacctcctggtctcaagcccttttctttaaccactggaccagcaaAGAACCCAGAAGTGAAGTTCTAACCCGTATTGAAGCTGAGCACCACGAGACAGCGGTGGAGTGCAAAGTGTGTCTCAGAATTCACCACTGTCCTATCGTCCAGCAGGTGCAGCTGAGCGCCAGGTGGACAGTGAGGACAGAGTCCTGGGGGCGTCGATAGAGGGGTTTTTGCTGCTCATCTCCCAGAGCGGGCACATTGTGTACACCTCTGAGGCCGTGGCCAGGCACGTGGGCATCCACCAGGTACCGCACACTTCATCACAGCTGTGACCACAAGctttgcatcccctagaattaTAGCATCATGAActcaaaagaaactacaaaatgatcttgcaaaagtctaccggaagccataatagtagtacagtagtatttcatgtacatttcaaaatgttttagtttgtCAGTTATTCATTGAGTATATAGGATACtacaaagcacagggaagcattgtaaagcacagagaggtctggtacagcatagggaagcattgtaaagcacagagagctctgGTAAAGCatcgggaagcattgtaaagcacagagaggtctggtaaagcatcgggaagcattgtaaagcatagagaggtatggtaaagcatagggaagcattgtaaagcacagagaggtatggtaaagcatagggaagcattgtaaagcacagagaggtatggtaaagcatagggaagcactgtaaagcacagagaggtatggtaaagcataggggagcactgtaaagcacagaaaggtctggtagaTTTACCTGGTAAACTTATTTTCTTCTTCAAGAAGCAAACCCAAAAGTAAATGAAGACGGAGGTCATTCATAAAACTTGGCATCCCTGTTGTGATTGAATTGGACCAGCGAATGCAATGCTGACGTTGAAGTTCTAGTCGAAATGCTTCCTTTCTTTGAGTGCTTCTGAATTCTTTCGTTTCAGATGGAGCTTATCGGGCAGAGTGTTTTTGAGTTCATCCACCCCTGTGACCAGGAAGAAATGAATGAGGCTCTGAGCACTAAGCAAGGTACCTGCTTTACACCAGCTGAATAAGAAAGCAGAACAAACCCAATGCAGCCAGCCTGTCAAAACTGTCAACCACAACTTCAAACGCGGGGTCAGTTTCACTATCAAACACAGGGCATCCCCTCCCCTGCTCCTTGCATGAAAAATGATTTGGTTTTGAGCACCCTGGGGAAACGGtccatcagtgttattgaaactagaagagactgagtcaagcagaccagcgtctcagctagtgccttcatcagtattactgaaactagaagagaccgagtcaagcagacaagcatctcagctagtgccttcatcagtgttactgaaactagaagagacagagtcaagcagacaaacgtttcagctagtgccttcatcagcgttattgaggTCAAAGTACAATAAACA includes the following:
- the LOC121306281 gene encoding hypoxia-inducible factor 1-alpha-like, whose amino-acid sequence is MSERKSKRRVCSERRREKSRAAAQSRRGKESEMFTELALQLPLPQGRALHLDKASIVRLTLSYLRLRALLDTGAAERQVDSEDRVLGASIEGFLLLISQSGHIVYTSEAVARHVGIHQMELIGQSVFEFIHPCDQEEMNEALSTKQEPSVQGRRRDCDFFL